A section of the Mastomys coucha isolate ucsf_1 unplaced genomic scaffold, UCSF_Mcou_1 pScaffold15, whole genome shotgun sequence genome encodes:
- the Dusp19 gene encoding dual specificity protein phosphatase 19 has product MHSLNQEIKAFSRDNLRKQCTRVTTLTGKKLIETWKDATVHVEETEPSGGGGCGYVQDLTLDLQVGVIKPWLLLGSQDAAHDLELLRKHKVTHILNVAYGVENAFLSEFTYKTISILDVPETNILSYFPECFEFIEQAKLKGGVVLVHCNAGVSRAAAIVIGFLMSSEELGFTSALSLVKEARPSICPNPGFREQLRTYQVGRESNGGDQVPAVNTAHGP; this is encoded by the exons ATGCACTCCCTGAACCAAGAAATCAAAGCATTCTCCAGGGATAATCTCAGGAAGCAGTGCACCAGGGTGACCACGCTAACTGGAAAGAAACTTATAGAAACCTGGAAAGATGCCACAGTTCATGTTGAGGAAACAGAGCCAAGCGGTGGGGGTGGTTGTGGCTATGTGCAGGACCTTACCTTGGACCTGCAAGTTGGCGTTATTAAGCCCTGGTTGCTTCTGG GGTCACAGGATGCTGCTCATGACCTGGAGCTCCTGAGAAAGCACAAG gtGACTCATATTCTCAATGTTGCATATGGAGTTGAAAATGCTTTCCTCAGTGAGTTTACATATAAGACCATTTCTATACTGGATGTGCCTGAAACCAATATCCTGTCTTATTTTCCAGAATGTTTTGAGTTTATTGAGCAAGCAAAACTAAAG GGTGGCGTGGTTCTCGTTCACTGTAATGCAGGGGTTTCCAGGGCTGCTGCAATTGTCATCGGCTTCCTCATGAGTTCTGAAGAACTCGGTTTCACCAGTGCTTTGTCCTTGGTGAAAGAGGCAAGACCATCCATATGTCCGAATCCTGGCTTCAGGGAACAGCTCCGCACCTACCAAGTGGGCAGAGAGAGCAATGGAGGTGACCAAGTACCCGCAGTGAACACCGCCCATGGTCCATGA